A single region of the Pseudomonas sp. PDM14 genome encodes:
- a CDS encoding CheW domain-containing protein, with product MSRPVATSNRPQLALQSYLDALLQEAAVELQQSVEPEQKVVELHADVNFDEFEAAVLEEQVRDARLTPRPVLATTLAERPLAVAEARPQVLPTIELKIPDVIDVPDEPEPVVQAPVIEPVAELQPQLETPPPPLSFEGRPSWADEPFECLLFDVAGLTLAVPLVCLGSIYPLANAELTPLFGQPDWFLGILPSQAGNLKVLDTARWVMPERYRDDFRDGLQYVISVQGYEWGLAVHQVSRSIRLEPDEVKWRSQRAQRPWLAGTVIEHMCALVDVAALAELIASGATRKQGNALGR from the coding sequence ATGAGTCGTCCTGTTGCCACCTCCAACCGACCCCAGCTGGCGCTGCAGTCCTATCTGGATGCATTGCTGCAGGAGGCGGCTGTCGAGCTGCAACAGAGCGTCGAGCCGGAGCAAAAGGTCGTCGAGCTGCATGCTGACGTCAATTTCGATGAGTTCGAAGCGGCAGTGCTCGAAGAGCAAGTACGTGACGCGCGGCTGACACCGCGTCCAGTGTTGGCCACTACCTTGGCCGAACGCCCGCTGGCTGTGGCCGAAGCGCGACCACAGGTGCTGCCGACCATCGAATTGAAGATTCCCGACGTCATCGACGTGCCCGACGAGCCGGAGCCGGTAGTGCAGGCGCCGGTGATTGAGCCCGTTGCCGAGTTGCAACCGCAGCTGGAAACGCCACCGCCACCGCTGAGTTTCGAGGGGCGGCCGAGTTGGGCCGACGAGCCGTTCGAGTGCCTGTTGTTCGATGTCGCCGGCCTGACCCTGGCGGTTCCGCTGGTCTGCCTGGGATCGATCTATCCGCTGGCGAATGCCGAACTCACGCCGTTGTTTGGCCAACCGGACTGGTTCCTCGGTATCCTGCCGAGCCAAGCGGGCAACCTGAAGGTGCTGGATACCGCACGCTGGGTCATGCCCGAACGCTACCGCGACGATTTTCGCGATGGCCTGCAGTACGTGATTTCGGTACAAGGTTACGAGTGGGGGCTAGCAGTGCATCAGGTCAGCCGCTCTATCCGCCTGGAGCCTGATGAGGTGAAATGGCGTAGCCAGCGCGCGCAGCGCCCCTGGCTGGCTGGTACGGTGATCGAACACATGTGCGCGCTGGTCGATGTAGCGGCCCTGGCCGAGTTGATCGCCAGCGGCGCGACTCGCAAGCAGGGCAACGCGCTCGGCCGATAA
- a CDS encoding ParA family protein, translated as MKVWAVANQKGGVGKTTSSIALAGLLADAGKRVVVVDLDPHGSMTSYFGHDPDSLEHSNFDLFLHQGSVPEGLPADLLLPTSHENIALLPSSTALATLERQSPGQNGLGLVIAKSLAQLWERFDHAIIDSPPLLGVLMVNALAASQQLVIPVQTEFLAVKGLERMVSTLAMINRSRKQALPYTIVPTLFDRRTQASMTTLRTLRNAYPEHLWQAYVPIDTRLRDASRAGLTPSQFDGNSRGVIAYRALLKHLLATQLSSRVA; from the coding sequence ATGAAAGTCTGGGCAGTAGCCAATCAGAAAGGCGGGGTCGGCAAGACCACCTCATCCATCGCACTGGCGGGCCTGCTGGCTGATGCCGGCAAGCGTGTGGTGGTGGTCGATCTCGACCCGCACGGCTCGATGACCAGCTACTTCGGTCACGATCCGGATTCCCTGGAGCACAGCAACTTCGACCTGTTCCTGCATCAGGGCAGCGTGCCTGAAGGCCTGCCTGCGGACCTGCTGTTGCCGACCAGCCATGAAAACATCGCCTTGCTGCCATCGAGCACGGCGCTGGCCACACTGGAACGCCAGTCGCCCGGGCAGAACGGCCTGGGGCTGGTGATCGCCAAGAGTCTGGCGCAGCTGTGGGAGCGCTTCGACCACGCCATCATCGACAGCCCGCCGCTGCTCGGGGTGCTGATGGTCAATGCGCTGGCAGCTAGCCAGCAGCTGGTGATTCCAGTGCAGACCGAGTTTCTCGCGGTGAAGGGGCTGGAGCGCATGGTCAGCACGCTGGCGATGATCAACCGCTCGCGCAAGCAGGCGCTGCCGTACACCATCGTGCCGACCCTGTTCGACCGCCGCACGCAGGCGTCCATGACCACGCTGCGCACGCTGCGCAATGCCTATCCGGAACATCTGTGGCAGGCTTATGTCCCTATAGATACGCGCTTGCGCGACGCCAGCCGGGCAGGGCTGACGCCCTCGCAATTCGATGGCAACAGCCGTGGCGTGATCGCCTACCGGGCGTTGCTCAAGCACCTGCTGGCGACCCAGTTGTCGAGTCGGGTGGCCTGA
- the motD gene encoding flagellar motor protein MotD, protein MARRRRQEEHENHERWLVSYADFITLLFAFFVVMYSISSINEGKYKVLSDSLVGVFSEPERAIKPIPIGETRPKTTAPDQSMVDESEPSQSSTPSDPLVEIADSVREAFGDLINSEQLTVRGNELWIEIELNSSLLFPSGDAVPNDMAFQLIEKVAKILAPYENPVHVEGFTDNKPISTPMFPSNWELSTARAASIVRMLAMDGVNPGRMAAVGYGEFQPVADNATEEGRARNRRVVLVVSRNLDVRRSISGVGSANAKPDEALRRAGTQPAPATSGAVPDAGSANNPTPAP, encoded by the coding sequence ATGGCCCGTCGGCGCCGTCAGGAAGAACACGAGAATCACGAACGCTGGCTGGTGTCCTACGCGGATTTCATCACCCTGCTGTTCGCCTTTTTCGTGGTGATGTACTCGATTTCCTCGATCAACGAGGGCAAGTACAAGGTCTTGTCGGACAGCTTGGTCGGCGTGTTCAGCGAGCCCGAACGGGCGATCAAGCCTATTCCTATTGGTGAAACGCGCCCCAAGACCACCGCACCGGACCAGTCGATGGTCGACGAAAGCGAGCCCAGCCAGTCGAGCACGCCCAGCGATCCCCTGGTGGAGATCGCGGACAGCGTACGCGAGGCCTTTGGTGACCTGATCAATTCCGAGCAGCTCACCGTGCGTGGCAATGAGCTGTGGATCGAGATCGAGCTGAATTCCAGCCTGCTGTTTCCCAGTGGCGACGCGGTGCCGAACGACATGGCCTTCCAGTTGATCGAGAAGGTGGCGAAGATCCTCGCGCCCTACGAAAATCCCGTGCATGTTGAAGGCTTCACCGACAACAAGCCGATCAGTACACCGATGTTTCCCAGCAACTGGGAGTTGTCCACCGCGCGCGCTGCCAGCATCGTGCGTATGTTGGCCATGGACGGGGTGAATCCCGGACGTATGGCTGCGGTGGGTTACGGCGAATTCCAGCCCGTAGCCGATAACGCCACCGAGGAAGGGCGTGCGCGTAACCGTCGTGTGGTACTGGTGGTCTCGCGCAATCTGGATGTACGGCGCAGTATCAGCGGGGTCGGCAGTGCCAATGCCAAACCGGATGAAGCCCTGCGACGCGCTGGCACGCAACCTGCACCGGCGACGTCAGGCGCGGTTCCCGATGCGGGTTCCGCCAATAATCCGACGCCTGCGCCATGA
- a CDS encoding flagellar motor protein has translation MDVLSLIGVILAFVAIIGGNYLEGGHVGALLNGPAALIVIGGTLGAAFLQAPLSVFKRALVILRWIIFPPHIDLAGGINRVVGWSMTARKEGLLGLEPIADSETDPYARKGLQLLVDGAEPEAIRSILEVDLYTQEGRDIQAAKVFESMGGYAPTIGIIGAVMGLIHVMGNLADPSKLGSGIAVAFVATIYGVAFANLLLLPVGNKLKAIAARQSCYREMLLEGILSIAEGENPRSIELKLQGFMD, from the coding sequence ATGGATGTATTGAGCCTCATCGGCGTCATCCTCGCGTTTGTCGCGATTATCGGCGGCAATTACCTCGAGGGTGGGCACGTCGGTGCATTGCTCAATGGCCCGGCGGCGCTGATCGTCATCGGCGGTACGCTGGGCGCGGCGTTTCTACAGGCGCCGCTCAGCGTGTTCAAGCGCGCGCTGGTGATTCTGCGCTGGATCATCTTTCCTCCCCATATCGACCTGGCTGGCGGCATCAACCGCGTTGTCGGCTGGAGCATGACCGCGCGCAAGGAAGGCCTGCTGGGCCTGGAGCCGATTGCCGACAGCGAGACCGACCCGTACGCACGCAAAGGCCTACAGCTGCTGGTCGATGGCGCCGAGCCAGAAGCGATCCGCAGCATCCTCGAGGTTGATCTGTACACCCAGGAAGGCCGCGATATCCAGGCTGCCAAGGTGTTCGAGAGCATGGGCGGTTATGCCCCTACCATCGGCATCATAGGCGCGGTGATGGGCCTGATTCATGTCATGGGCAATCTGGCCGATCCGAGCAAGCTCGGCAGTGGCATCGCCGTGGCGTTCGTTGCGACCATCTACGGCGTCGCGTTCGCCAACCTGCTGTTGTTGCCGGTCGGCAACAAGCTCAAGGCCATCGCTGCGCGCCAGTCCTGCTACCGGGAGATGTTGCTCGAAGGCATCCTCTCCATCGCCGAGGGTGAAAACCCCCGTTCCATCGAGCTGAAGCTGCAAGGCTTCATGGACTGA
- a CDS encoding protein-glutamate methylesterase/protein-glutamine glutaminase, producing the protein MAVKVLVVDDSGFFRRRVSEILSADPNIQVIGTATNGREAIDQALALKPDVITMDYEMPMMDGITAVRNIMQRCPTPVLMFSSLTHEGARVTLDALDAGAVDYLPKNFEDISRNPDKVKAMLCEKVHTIARSNRRYSAYNPVAPTPSSAPAPASKSAAPAAPARTSSSAGAAAPASPTAGGASPKRKAYKLVAIGTSTGGPVALQRVLTQLPANFPAPIVLIQHMPAAFTKAFAERLDKLCRISVKEAEDGDLLRPGVALLAPGGKQMMIDSRGSVRILPGDERLNYKPCVDITFGSAAKSFNDKVLAVVLTGMGADGREGARLLKQSGSQVWAQDEASCVIYGMPMAVVKANLADAVYGLEDIGRHLAEACV; encoded by the coding sequence ATGGCAGTCAAGGTCCTGGTGGTGGACGATTCCGGCTTCTTCCGACGCCGGGTTTCGGAAATCCTCTCCGCCGACCCGAATATCCAGGTAATCGGCACCGCGACCAATGGCCGCGAGGCGATCGATCAGGCGCTGGCGCTCAAGCCGGACGTGATCACCATGGATTACGAGATGCCGATGATGGACGGCATCACCGCTGTGCGAAACATCATGCAGCGCTGCCCGACACCGGTGCTGATGTTCTCCTCGCTCACCCACGAAGGCGCGCGCGTTACCCTCGATGCGCTGGATGCGGGGGCGGTCGATTACCTGCCGAAGAACTTCGAAGACATCTCGCGCAACCCGGACAAGGTCAAGGCGATGCTGTGCGAGAAGGTTCACACCATCGCGCGCAGCAATCGTCGCTACAGCGCCTACAACCCGGTTGCGCCGACGCCGTCGAGCGCGCCTGCTCCTGCCAGCAAGAGTGCGGCGCCTGCGGCTCCGGCGCGTACTTCAAGCAGCGCTGGCGCAGCCGCGCCGGCGAGCCCGACGGCAGGTGGTGCGAGCCCAAAGCGTAAGGCCTACAAACTGGTGGCGATTGGCACGTCTACCGGCGGGCCGGTTGCCCTGCAACGCGTTCTGACCCAGCTGCCGGCCAACTTCCCGGCGCCGATCGTATTGATCCAGCACATGCCGGCGGCCTTCACCAAGGCTTTTGCCGAGCGTCTGGACAAGCTGTGCCGAATTTCCGTCAAGGAAGCCGAGGACGGCGACCTGCTGCGCCCGGGCGTAGCGCTGCTGGCCCCAGGCGGCAAGCAGATGATGATCGACTCGCGCGGTTCGGTGCGCATCCTGCCCGGTGACGAGCGCTTGAACTACAAGCCCTGCGTCGACATCACCTTCGGTTCGGCCGCCAAGTCGTTCAACGACAAGGTGCTGGCCGTGGTACTGACCGGCATGGGCGCCGATGGCCGCGAAGGCGCGCGCCTGCTGAAGCAGAGCGGTAGCCAGGTCTGGGCGCAGGATGAGGCCAGTTGCGTGATCTATGGCATGCCGATGGCGGTGGTTAAAGCCAACCTGGCGGATGCGGTATACGGGCTCGAAGACATCGGTCGGCACCTGGCAGAGGCCTGCGTCTGA
- a CDS encoding chemotaxis protein CheA, which translates to MSFDADEEILQDFLVEAGEILEQLSEQLVELESRPDDTGLLNAIFRGFHTVKGGAGFLQLNELVECCHIAENVFDILRKGERRVTAELMDVVLQALDAVNEMFSQVRERVEPTPASPELLAALARLAEPQGADEAPAAAVEEEPEAPAAPQAASGDITDSEFEQLLDAIGDTPSEAPAPAAASGDEITDDEFEALLDQLHGKGKFVEPEAKAPAAAPAPAAAPVAAPAAGGGDEITDDEFEALLDQLHGKGKFVEPAVAAPAPAPVAAVAPAPAAAGGGDNISDDEFEALLDQLHGKGKFSEEVVQAAPVVAAPVSKPAAAPAPAKPAPKPAAKVEASKPAAAPAPAPAAAAQAPAAEKANSASEAETTVRVDTARLDEIMNMVGELVLVRNRLVRLGLNSGDEAMAKAVSNLDVVTADLQTSVMKTRMQPIKKVFGRFPRLVRDLARNLKKEIILELVGEETDLDKNLVEALADPLVHLVRNSVDHGIELPEKREAAGKSRGGKIILAAQQEGDHILLSISDDGNGMDPDVLRAKAVEKGLLDKDAADRLSESECYNLIFAPGFSTKTEISDVSGRGVGMDVVKTKISQLNGTINIYSAKGQGTRIVIKVPLTLAIMPTLMVMLGNQAFAFPLVNVNEIFHLDLSRTNVVDGQEVVIVRDKALPLFYLKRWLVRGAGYEEQREGHVVILTVGSQRIGFVVDQLVGQEEVVIKPLGKMLQGTPGMSGATITGDGRIALILDVPSMLKRYARRI; encoded by the coding sequence ATGAGCTTCGACGCCGATGAAGAAATCCTCCAGGACTTTCTGGTAGAGGCCGGCGAAATTCTTGAACAATTGTCCGAGCAACTGGTTGAGCTGGAAAGCCGCCCAGATGACACGGGCCTGCTCAATGCGATTTTCCGTGGATTCCACACCGTCAAGGGTGGGGCCGGGTTCCTCCAGCTCAATGAGCTGGTGGAGTGCTGCCACATTGCCGAGAACGTATTCGACATCCTGCGCAAGGGTGAACGTCGGGTCACTGCCGAGCTGATGGACGTGGTGTTGCAGGCACTGGATGCCGTCAACGAAATGTTCAGTCAGGTGCGCGAGCGCGTCGAGCCGACGCCGGCCTCGCCGGAGCTGCTGGCTGCCTTGGCGCGCCTGGCCGAACCGCAAGGAGCCGATGAGGCGCCGGCGGCCGCGGTCGAGGAGGAACCTGAAGCGCCGGCTGCACCGCAGGCGGCTTCCGGCGACATCACCGACAGTGAATTCGAGCAACTGCTCGATGCTATCGGTGATACCCCGAGCGAAGCGCCGGCACCTGCTGCTGCATCGGGTGATGAAATCACCGACGACGAATTCGAAGCGCTACTCGATCAGCTGCATGGCAAGGGCAAGTTCGTCGAGCCCGAGGCCAAGGCTCCGGCCGCCGCACCTGCTCCAGCAGCGGCGCCTGTTGCAGCCCCGGCTGCCGGTGGCGGCGATGAAATCACCGACGACGAATTCGAAGCGCTGCTCGATCAGCTGCATGGCAAGGGCAAGTTCGTCGAGCCGGCAGTTGCCGCGCCAGCACCTGCTCCTGTCGCCGCTGTAGCACCGGCTCCCGCCGCAGCGGGCGGTGGCGATAACATCTCCGACGACGAATTCGAGGCATTGCTCGACCAGTTGCACGGCAAGGGCAAGTTCAGCGAAGAGGTTGTCCAGGCCGCGCCCGTGGTTGCTGCCCCCGTCAGCAAACCGGCCGCTGCGCCTGCGCCGGCCAAGCCTGCGCCCAAACCGGCGGCCAAGGTGGAAGCGAGCAAACCAGCTGCCGCCCCTGCGCCTGCTCCCGCCGCTGCCGCCCAGGCACCTGCTGCCGAGAAGGCCAACAGCGCCAGCGAAGCCGAAACCACGGTACGCGTCGATACCGCTCGCCTGGACGAGATCATGAACATGGTCGGTGAGCTGGTCCTGGTGCGTAACCGTCTGGTGCGCCTGGGCCTGAACAGTGGCGACGAGGCGATGGCCAAGGCCGTCTCCAACCTTGACGTGGTCACCGCGGATCTACAGACCTCGGTCATGAAGACCCGCATGCAGCCGATCAAGAAGGTCTTCGGACGCTTCCCGCGCCTGGTCCGCGATCTGGCGCGCAACCTGAAGAAAGAGATCATTCTCGAGCTGGTCGGCGAAGAGACCGACCTGGACAAGAACTTGGTCGAAGCACTTGCCGATCCGCTGGTCCACTTGGTGCGCAACTCGGTCGATCATGGCATCGAACTGCCGGAGAAGCGCGAAGCCGCGGGCAAGAGCCGTGGTGGCAAGATCATCCTCGCCGCGCAGCAGGAGGGTGACCACATCCTTCTGTCGATCTCCGACGACGGCAACGGCATGGACCCGGACGTTCTGCGTGCCAAGGCGGTCGAGAAGGGCCTGTTGGACAAGGATGCGGCCGATCGCCTGAGCGAATCCGAGTGCTACAACCTGATCTTCGCCCCGGGCTTCTCGACCAAGACCGAGATTTCCGACGTTTCCGGCCGCGGTGTCGGCATGGACGTGGTGAAGACCAAGATCTCCCAGCTCAACGGCACCATCAACATCTACTCGGCCAAAGGCCAGGGCACGCGCATCGTCATCAAGGTGCCGCTGACCCTGGCGATCATGCCGACGCTGATGGTCATGCTCGGTAACCAGGCCTTTGCCTTCCCGCTGGTCAACGTCAACGAGATCTTCCACCTCGACCTGTCGCGCACCAACGTGGTCGACGGTCAGGAAGTGGTCATCGTGCGCGACAAGGCGCTGCCGCTGTTCTACCTCAAGCGTTGGCTGGTGCGTGGCGCTGGCTACGAGGAGCAGCGTGAGGGGCATGTGGTGATTCTCACCGTGGGCAGCCAGCGCATCGGCTTCGTGGTCGATCAATTGGTCGGCCAGGAAGAGGTGGTGATCAAGCCGCTCGGCAAGATGCTGCAAGGCACTCCAGGCATGTCCGGTGCAACCATCACCGGCGACGGCCGCATTGCGCTGATTCTCGATGTGCCGAGCATGCTCAAGCGCTACGCACGTCGCATCTGA
- a CDS encoding protein phosphatase CheZ has translation MANEDSSLGELESTLKVHARELVDSLEKGHFGEAVQLIHELNQTRDRGLYQEVGKLTRELHSAIVNFQIDPRMPHAKEISQITDATERLSYVVQMTENAANRTMDLVEQSAPLVNDLGSEAQSLSADWGRFMRRELSADAFRELAKRIELFLARSDRDSQKLSAHLNDILLAQDYQDLTGQVIKRVTQLVTEVEGNLLKLVLMASHVDRFAGIKHDHETLRVEQEKQKEPSKGEGPQIHADKREDVASNQDDVDDLLSSLGF, from the coding sequence ATGGCAAACGAAGATTCTTCACTGGGCGAACTAGAGTCGACCCTGAAAGTTCATGCCCGCGAGCTCGTCGACAGCCTCGAAAAAGGTCACTTCGGCGAGGCGGTGCAACTGATCCACGAACTGAACCAGACACGCGACCGTGGCCTGTATCAGGAAGTAGGCAAGCTTACCCGCGAGCTGCACAGCGCGATCGTCAATTTCCAGATCGATCCGCGGATGCCGCACGCCAAGGAAATTTCACAGATCACCGACGCTACCGAGCGGCTGTCCTACGTTGTGCAGATGACCGAGAACGCGGCCAATCGCACCATGGACCTGGTCGAGCAGAGCGCGCCGCTGGTCAACGATTTGGGCAGCGAAGCGCAGAGCCTGAGTGCTGACTGGGGGCGCTTCATGCGCCGGGAACTCAGCGCCGATGCGTTCCGCGAGCTGGCCAAGCGTATCGAACTGTTTCTGGCCCGCAGCGACCGCGACAGCCAGAAACTCTCGGCGCACCTCAACGATATTCTGCTGGCGCAGGATTACCAGGACCTCACCGGTCAGGTGATCAAGCGTGTAACCCAGTTGGTTACGGAAGTGGAAGGTAACTTGCTGAAACTGGTGTTGATGGCCAGTCATGTGGACCGCTTTGCCGGTATCAAGCATGACCACGAAACACTGCGCGTAGAGCAAGAAAAACAAAAAGAGCCTTCCAAGGGTGAAGGTCCGCAGATTCATGCCGATAAGCGTGAGGATGTAGCATCCAATCAGGATGATGTCGACGATCTGCTGTCCAGCCTAGGATTTTAA
- a CDS encoding chemotaxis response regulator CheY codes for MKILIVDDFSTMRRIIKNLLRDLGFTNTAEADDGTTALPMLQSGSFDFLVTDWNMPGMTGIDLLRAVRADERLKTLPVLMVTAEAKRDQIIEAAQAGVNGYVVKPFTAQVLKEKIEKIFERVNG; via the coding sequence ATGAAAATCCTCATCGTTGACGACTTTTCGACGATGCGACGGATCATCAAGAACCTCTTGCGCGATTTGGGTTTCACCAATACCGCCGAGGCTGATGACGGCACCACAGCATTGCCGATGCTGCAAAGCGGTAGCTTCGATTTTCTGGTGACTGACTGGAACATGCCGGGCATGACGGGTATCGACCTGTTGCGCGCGGTGCGTGCCGATGAGCGTCTGAAAACCCTGCCTGTATTGATGGTGACAGCTGAAGCCAAGCGCGATCAGATCATCGAAGCGGCCCAGGCTGGCGTTAACGGTTATGTAGTAAAGCCGTTCACTGCCCAGGTACTGAAAGAGAAGATCGAGAAGATCTTCGAACGGGTTAACGGCTGA
- the fliA gene encoding RNA polymerase sigma factor FliA translates to MTAANGLLMYNKAQARDSQHQLIERYAPLVKRIAYHLLARLPASVQVDDLMQAGMIGLLEASKKYDGSKGASFETYAGIRIRGAMLDEVRKGDWAPRSVHRNTRMVSDAIRTIEARTGRDAKDQEVAAELQLSLEDYYGILGDTLGSRLFSFDDLVQDGEHGGLQEDTGSTQTEPLHDLEDERFQAALADAISNLPERERLVLALYYDEELNLKEIGEVLGVSESRVSQLHSQCAARLRARLGEWRAH, encoded by the coding sequence ATGACAGCAGCCAATGGACTTCTTATGTACAACAAGGCGCAGGCTCGGGACTCTCAGCACCAACTGATCGAGCGTTACGCACCGCTGGTCAAGCGCATCGCGTACCACCTGCTGGCGCGTCTGCCGGCCAGTGTCCAGGTCGACGACCTGATGCAGGCGGGCATGATCGGCCTGCTCGAAGCTTCGAAGAAATACGACGGCAGCAAGGGCGCCAGCTTCGAAACCTACGCCGGTATTCGCATCCGCGGCGCAATGCTCGACGAGGTGCGCAAGGGTGACTGGGCGCCGCGTTCGGTCCACCGCAACACCCGTATGGTCAGCGACGCGATTCGAACAATCGAGGCCAGAACGGGGCGAGACGCTAAAGATCAAGAAGTTGCGGCCGAACTCCAATTGAGTCTCGAGGATTACTACGGCATTCTTGGCGACACTTTGGGCAGCCGTCTGTTCAGTTTCGACGACCTCGTGCAGGACGGCGAACATGGCGGGCTGCAGGAAGACACCGGTAGTACCCAGACCGAACCTCTGCATGACCTGGAAGACGAGCGTTTCCAGGCGGCGTTGGCTGATGCCATCTCCAACCTGCCGGAGCGTGAACGTCTGGTCCTGGCGCTGTATTACGACGAAGAGCTGAATCTCAAGGAAATCGGTGAGGTCCTGGGGGTCAGCGAGTCGCGTGTCAGCCAGTTGCACAGTCAGTGTGCCGCACGCTTGCGGGCCCGACTGGGTGAGTGGCGAGCGCACTGA
- the fleN gene encoding flagellar synthesis regulator FleN: protein MGSIHPVQVIAVTGGKGGVGKTNVSVNLSLALADLGRRVMLMDADLGLANVDVLLGLTAKRTLADVISGECDLKDVLIQGPGGIRIVPAASGTQSMVQLTPMQHAGLIQAFSDISDNLDVLVIDTAAGIGDGVVSFVRAAQEVIVVVCDEPTSITDAYALIKLLNRDYGMSRFRVLANMAHSPQEGRNLFAKLTKVTDRFLDVALQYVGAVPYDESVRKAVQKQRAVYEAFPRSKCALAFKAIAQKVDTWPLPANPRGHLEFFVERLVQQPIAGSAV from the coding sequence ATGGGTAGTATTCATCCCGTACAGGTGATTGCAGTGACCGGCGGCAAAGGCGGCGTCGGCAAGACCAATGTGTCGGTGAATCTGTCGCTGGCCCTGGCCGATCTCGGCCGTCGGGTCATGCTGATGGACGCCGACCTCGGCCTTGCCAACGTCGATGTCCTGCTCGGCCTTACCGCCAAACGCACCCTTGCCGACGTGATTTCCGGCGAGTGCGACCTCAAGGACGTGCTGATCCAGGGCCCCGGCGGTATTCGTATCGTCCCGGCGGCTTCGGGCACGCAGAGCATGGTGCAGCTCACGCCCATGCAGCACGCCGGCCTGATCCAGGCATTCAGCGATATCAGCGACAACCTCGACGTTCTGGTGATCGACACCGCGGCCGGTATCGGCGACGGCGTGGTGAGTTTCGTCCGCGCGGCCCAGGAAGTGATCGTGGTGGTGTGCGACGAGCCCACCTCGATCACCGATGCCTATGCGCTGATCAAGCTGCTCAACCGTGACTACGGCATGAGCCGCTTCCGCGTTCTGGCCAACATGGCTCATAGCCCGCAGGAAGGTCGCAACCTGTTTGCTAAGCTGACCAAAGTGACTGACCGTTTTCTCGATGTGGCGCTGCAGTACGTGGGGGCAGTGCCCTACGACGAGTCGGTCCGCAAGGCCGTGCAGAAGCAGCGCGCGGTATACGAAGCCTTCCCGCGCTCGAAATGCGCACTGGCGTTCAAAGCGATAGCTCAGAAAGTTGACACGTGGCCGTTGCCGGCCAACCCGCGTGGCCATCTTGAGTTCTTCGTCGAACGTCTGGTGCAGCAGCCGATCGCGGGTTCGGCCGTATGA